From one Immundisolibacter sp. genomic stretch:
- the ccmE gene encoding cytochrome c maturation protein CcmE produces MKTRHKRLTFISLAVVALVAAVLLVMNAFRDNLVFFFSPTEVAAGKAPANGTFRMGGLVTAGSIQKGPAPLELRFTVTDLSTEMRVHYVGSLPDLFREGQGVVAEGRLGPDGQFQAKTILAKHDENYMPPEVAQALKKSGAAHPGPKP; encoded by the coding sequence ATGAAAACCCGTCACAAACGCCTGACCTTCATCTCGCTGGCCGTGGTTGCGCTGGTGGCCGCCGTGCTGCTGGTGATGAATGCATTTCGCGACAACCTGGTGTTCTTTTTCAGCCCGACCGAGGTCGCCGCCGGCAAGGCACCGGCCAATGGCACCTTTCGCATGGGTGGGCTGGTGACCGCCGGTTCAATACAGAAAGGCCCAGCCCCGCTGGAGCTGCGCTTCACCGTCACGGACCTGAGCACGGAAATGCGCGTGCACTATGTCGGGTCGCTGCCGGACCTGTTCCGCGAAGGCCAGGGCGTGGTCGCCGAGGGCCGGCTCGGCCCCGACGGTCAGTTCCAGGCCAAGACCATCCTGGCCAAGCACGACGAGAACTACATGCCGCCGGAGGTTGCCCAGGCGCTGAAAAAATCCGGCGCCGCCCATCCGGGGCCAAAACCGTGA
- a CDS encoding heme ABC transporter permease — protein MFGPTLDRLAVPKFFYPFAGRLLPWLGWLAAGLLGLGAWWGLAVAPADYQQGDSYRIMFIHVPAAWLSMFTYMVMAGGAFVFLVWRMKLADMLAKCCAPLGASFTLLTLVTGSLWGKPMWGTWWAWDARLTSELVLLFLYLGLIALRGAIDEPQRAGRATALLALVGVVNIPIIHFSVEWWNTLHQPASLTRMDGPAIHPAMLTPLLLMIGGFMVYFVAVLLQRLRCEILEREQQARWLTELDAP, from the coding sequence ATGTTCGGCCCCACCCTCGATCGCCTGGCGGTACCCAAGTTCTTCTACCCATTCGCCGGGCGCTTGCTGCCGTGGCTGGGATGGCTGGCAGCCGGCCTGCTCGGGCTCGGTGCCTGGTGGGGCCTGGCGGTGGCGCCGGCCGATTACCAGCAGGGCGACAGCTACCGCATCATGTTCATCCACGTCCCGGCCGCCTGGCTGTCGATGTTCACTTATATGGTCATGGCCGGCGGCGCGTTCGTGTTCCTGGTCTGGCGCATGAAGCTGGCCGACATGCTGGCCAAGTGCTGCGCGCCGCTGGGTGCGTCGTTCACGCTGCTCACGCTGGTCACCGGCTCGCTGTGGGGCAAGCCGATGTGGGGCACCTGGTGGGCCTGGGATGCGCGTTTGACGTCCGAGCTGGTGCTGCTGTTCCTGTATCTGGGTCTGATCGCGCTGCGCGGCGCCATCGACGAGCCGCAGCGCGCCGGCCGGGCCACTGCCCTGCTGGCCCTGGTCGGCGTGGTCAATATCCCGATCATTCATTTCTCGGTCGAGTGGTGGAACACGCTGCACCAGCCGGCCTCGCTGACCCGCATGGACGGGCCAGCCATCCATCCGGCCATGCTGACACCGCTGCTGCTGATGATCGGCGGCTTCATGGTGTACTTCGTGGCGGTACTGCTGCAGCGCCTGCGCTGCGAAATCCTGGAGCGCGAACAGCAGGCGCGCTGGCTGACGGAGCTGGACGCACCATGA
- the ccmD gene encoding heme exporter protein CcmD: protein MSEFLAMGGYAVYVWPCYALAALVLGLNAWLPWRRHRRLLRARQNRNQT, encoded by the coding sequence ATGAGCGAATTCCTGGCCATGGGCGGCTATGCGGTTTATGTGTGGCCGTGCTACGCGCTGGCTGCACTGGTGCTGGGTCTGAACGCCTGGCTGCCGTGGCGTCGTCACCGCCGCTTGCTGCGCGCCCGTCAGAACCGCAACCAAACATGA